Proteins co-encoded in one Pseudoliparis swirei isolate HS2019 ecotype Mariana Trench chromosome 7, NWPU_hadal_v1, whole genome shotgun sequence genomic window:
- the tbx16 gene encoding T-box transcription factor 16 — protein sequence MQSIRDLKPNFSVPPPSSMAAGPDAYLQGNIRMTMEDPELWKNFCEIGTEMIITKPGRRMFPHSKINLSGLIPCAKYILLVDMVPEDGFRYKWNKEKWEVAGKAEPQPPCRTYLHPESPAPGSHWMKQSISFLKLKLTNNTLDQHGHIILHSMHRYHPRFHIVQADDLFSVRWSVFQTFTFPETSFTAVTAYQNTKITKLKIDHNPFAKGFRDEGTNKKRRSNKNPVCPDKRSKTSEDSPADFCRSSYEGYDGEGGDPPKRKEADGVKEERYSPWAAEREPGGRTGSPAGADPDPRDVYNAEQLVPAPASYQPYRFQEYGKSPSPSSSVGSSSHGGSGRGGFESRVPDVATVPDHDPSKPRAHEAGPSACGPQPLAGPQDYTGVLNMTMAQAGKPGVISHHIYSPYGAEQPLPQWSGPGPAQYPPPHHLTADYAAQAVHHGYHHGNVAEWSQYPLFSYSCW from the exons ATGCAGTCCATCAGAG ATTTAAAGCCAAACTTCAgcgtccctcctccctcctccatggcCGCGGGCCCCGATGCCTATCTCCAGGGCAACATCAGGATGACGATGGAGGACCCTGAACTCTGGAAGAACTTTTGTGAAATAGGAACCGAGATGATTATCACCAAACCGGGCAG GAGGATGTTTCCACACTCTAAGATTAATCTGTCGGGCCTTATTCCATGTGCCAAGTACATCCTACTGGTTGACATGGTCCCTGAAGATGGTTTCAGATACAAG tGGAATAAAGAGAAATGGGAGGTGGCAGGAAAAGCGGAGCCCCAGCCTCCGTGCCGGACCTACCTCCATCCCGAATCTCCGGCCCCGGGGAGCCACTGGATGAAGCAGTCCATCTCCTTCCTCAAGCTCAAGCTCACCAACAATACGCTGGACCAGCACGGCCAT ATCATTTTGCACTCCATGCATCGCTACCACCCGCGCTTCCACATCGTCCAGGCGGACGACCTGTTCAGCGTCCGCTGGAGCGTTTTCCAGACCTTCACCTTCCCCGAGACGTCCTTCACGGCAGTTACGGCGTACCAGAACACCAAG ATTACAAAGCTGAAGATCGATCACAACCCGTTTGCGAAAGGTTTCCGGGATGAAGGCACGAATAAGAAAAG GCGCTCAAACAAGAACCCCGTCTGCCCGGACAAACGATCCAAGACGTCAGAGGACAGTCCAGCAG ATTTCTGCCGCTCGTCGTATGAGGGCTACGACGGCGAGGGAGGAGACCCGCCCAAAAGGAAAGAGGCCGATGGCGTCAAAGAGGAGCGTTACTCCCCGTGGGCGGCGGAGCGGGAGCCCGGCGGGAGGACCGGATCCCCCGCCGGGGCCGACCCCGACCCCAGGGACGTGTACAACGCGGAGCAGCTGGTTCCCGCTCCGGCTTCCTACCAGCCGTACAG GTTCCAGGAGTACGGGaagtctccctccccctcctccagcgtcggcagcagcagccacGGCGGGTCAGGACGCGGCGGCTTCGAGTCCAGAGTCCCCGACGTCGCCACCGTCCCCGATCACGACCCCTCAAAGCCCCGCGCGCATGAGGCGGGCCCTTCGGCTTGCGGCCCCCAGCCCCTCGCCGGCCCCCAGGACTACACCGGGGTCCTCAACATGACCATGGCCCAGGCCGGCAAGCCGGGGGTGATCAGCCACCACATTTACAGCCCGTACGGCGCCgagcagcccctcccccagTGGAGCGGCCCCGGTCCGGCCCAGTACCCCCCCCCTCATCACCTGACCGCCGACTACGCCGCGCAAGCCGTGCACCACGGCTATCACCATGGCAACGTGGCTGAGTGGAGCCAGTACCCGCTGTTCTCCTACTCCTGCTGGTGA
- the klhl22 gene encoding kelch-like protein 22 isoform X2, protein MKPGHQHSCMAEEGSLSPMGGRPGSSGRPSRQTFKSPAHFRSLLDGLLVLRQSGILFDVVLLVEGRPIQAHRILLAASCDYFRGMFAGGLREMQQVEIPIHGVSYMAMTKILDYIYTSEIELDLECVQEVLMAATLVQLEIVISFCCDFLFSWLDESNILEVHNLADLYGLQQLNARVHSYILGNIQTLSRTDVYRQLPQEEVFSALSSEELQVNSENEVYEAALHYHYSPEQVETDQVYLQDNLKMLDAVRFCLIEKQVLQRLYGRLNQCPLKDSVSAALRYHEQEIRQPVLQSPLTQPRSTFYCILGFGGMFTSGSLTDNEHLFQVFHPSWGEWRTLTAPNTPRMSNQGIAVLNNFVYLIGGDKNTSGFRAETRCWRYDPRHNSWCSIQPLQQQHADHCVCVMGGYIYAIGGRDYSNELESVERYDPHTNMWEFASPLKREVYAHAAAVLDDHMYITCGRRGNAYLSETYCFDPAANHWTACAEGPVERAWHGMAAVNGRIYVIGGSNDERGYRRDVLKVACFDPKANSWSLLTPLHAGHGEPGIAVLDSRIYVLGGRSHDKGNRMKYVHVYNTEADEWENETEFKERVSGLAACVALMSPAVIAQARSWEQRTKASWEDVDMDNSEDSGED, encoded by the exons ATGAAGCCCGGACACCAGCACTCCTGCATGGCGGAGGAAGGCTCGCTGAGTCCAATGGGAGGACGGCCCGGCTCTTCAGGCCGCCCGAGCCGGCAGACCTTCAAGAGTCCAGCCCATTTCCGCAGCCTGCTGGACGGCCTGCTGGTCCTCAGACAGAGCGGCATCCTGTTCGacgtggtgctgctggtggagggtCGACCCATCCAAGCCCACCGCATCCTCCTGGCAGCCTCTTGCGATTACTTTAG GGGAATGTTCGCTGGAGGCCTTCGCGAGATGCAGCAAGTGGAGATCCCGATTCATGGAGTGTCTTACATGGCCATGACAAAAATACTTGACTACATTTACACGTCAGAGATCGAGTTAGACCTGGAGTGTGTGCAGGAAGTCTTGATGGCTGCCACACTAGTGCAG cTTGAGATTGTCATCAGCTTTTGCTGTGATTTCCTTTTCTCCTGGCTGGACGAGAGCAACATCTTAGAGGTCCATAATCTAGCGGATCTCTACGGACTGCAACAACTCAACGCCAGGGTCCACTCCTACATCCTCGGGAACATCCAGACGTTGTCTCGCACCGATGTTTACCGACAACTCCCCCAGGAGGAGGTGTTCAGCGCGCTGAGCAGCGAAGAGCTTCAAGTGAACAGTGAGAACGAGGTGTACGAGGCGGCGCTTCACTACCACTACAGTCCTGAGCAGGTGGAAACTGACCAGGTGTACTTGCAG GACAATCTCAAGATGCTGGATGCGGTGCGTTTCTGCCTGATTGAGAAACAAGTGCTGCAGAGGCTGTACGGCCGACTGAACCAGTGTCCGCTGAAGGACTCGGTGTCAGCCGCCCTGCGGTACCATGAGCAGGAGATCCGGCAGCCCGTCCTGCAAAGTCCTCTCACTCAGCCACGGTCCACCTTCTACTGCATTTTGGGCTTCGGGGGGATGTTCACCTCCGGATCCCTCACGGACAACGAGCATCTGTTCCAGGTGTTCCACCCGAGCTGGGGGGAGTGGAGGACTCTGACCGCACCGAACACCCCCCGAATGTCCAACCAGGGCATCGCTGTGCTCAACAACTTTGTTTATCTCATCGGAGGAGACAAGAACACCAGTGGGTTTCGCGCAGAGACGCGCTGCTGGAG GTACGACCCTCGTCACAACAGCTGGTGCTCCATTCAGCCCCTTCAGCAGCAGCATGctgaccactgtgtgtgtgtgatgggcgGCTATATTTACGCCATCGGAGGGCGGGACTACAGCAATGAACTGGAGTCAGTGGAGCGCTACGACCCACACACCAACATGTGGGAGTTTGCATCACCCCTGAAGAGAGAG GTCTACGCCCACGCTGCGGCCGTGCTGGATGATCACATGTATATAACATGCGGGCGCAGAGGAAATGCGTACCTCAGCGAGACCTACTGTTTTGATCCTGCGGCCAATCATTGGACAGCTTGTGCTGAGGGGCCGGTGGAGCGAGCGTGGCACGGCATGGCGGCTGTTAATGGACGCATTTATGTTATTGGTGGAAGCAATGACGAGCGTGGATATCGCCGCGACGTCCTGAAG gTGGCCTGCTTTGACCCCAAAGCCAACTCTTGGTCTCTGCTGACCCCCCTCCATGCGGGACACGGAGAACCCGGCATCGCTGTGCTGGACAGTCGCATCTACGTCCTGGGAGGACGCTCGCATGACAAGGGCAACCGGATGAAATACGTCCACGTGTACAACACCGAGGCGGACGAGTGGGAGAACGAGACGGAGTTCAAGGAGCGCGTCTCCGGCCTGGCCGCCTGCGTGGCGCTCATGTCCCCGGCTGTGATCGCCCAGGCCAGGAGCTGGGAGCAGCGCACCAAGGCTTCAtgggaggatgtggacatggacAACTCTGAGGACTCCGGTGAGGATTGA
- the klhl22 gene encoding kelch-like protein 22 isoform X1 → MKPGHQHSCMAEEGSLSPMGGRPGSSGRPSRQTFKSPAHFRSLLDGLLVLRQSGILFDVVLLVEGRPIQAHRILLAASCDYFRGMFAGGLREMQQVEIPIHGVSYMAMTKILDYIYTSEIELDLECVQEVLMAATLVQLEIVISFCCDFLFSWLDESNILEVHNLADLYGLQQLNARVHSYILGNIQTLSRTDVYRQLPQEEVFSALSSEELQVNSENEVYEAALHYHYSPEQVETDQVYLQVSPKDNLKMLDAVRFCLIEKQVLQRLYGRLNQCPLKDSVSAALRYHEQEIRQPVLQSPLTQPRSTFYCILGFGGMFTSGSLTDNEHLFQVFHPSWGEWRTLTAPNTPRMSNQGIAVLNNFVYLIGGDKNTSGFRAETRCWRYDPRHNSWCSIQPLQQQHADHCVCVMGGYIYAIGGRDYSNELESVERYDPHTNMWEFASPLKREVYAHAAAVLDDHMYITCGRRGNAYLSETYCFDPAANHWTACAEGPVERAWHGMAAVNGRIYVIGGSNDERGYRRDVLKVACFDPKANSWSLLTPLHAGHGEPGIAVLDSRIYVLGGRSHDKGNRMKYVHVYNTEADEWENETEFKERVSGLAACVALMSPAVIAQARSWEQRTKASWEDVDMDNSEDSGED, encoded by the exons ATGAAGCCCGGACACCAGCACTCCTGCATGGCGGAGGAAGGCTCGCTGAGTCCAATGGGAGGACGGCCCGGCTCTTCAGGCCGCCCGAGCCGGCAGACCTTCAAGAGTCCAGCCCATTTCCGCAGCCTGCTGGACGGCCTGCTGGTCCTCAGACAGAGCGGCATCCTGTTCGacgtggtgctgctggtggagggtCGACCCATCCAAGCCCACCGCATCCTCCTGGCAGCCTCTTGCGATTACTTTAG GGGAATGTTCGCTGGAGGCCTTCGCGAGATGCAGCAAGTGGAGATCCCGATTCATGGAGTGTCTTACATGGCCATGACAAAAATACTTGACTACATTTACACGTCAGAGATCGAGTTAGACCTGGAGTGTGTGCAGGAAGTCTTGATGGCTGCCACACTAGTGCAG cTTGAGATTGTCATCAGCTTTTGCTGTGATTTCCTTTTCTCCTGGCTGGACGAGAGCAACATCTTAGAGGTCCATAATCTAGCGGATCTCTACGGACTGCAACAACTCAACGCCAGGGTCCACTCCTACATCCTCGGGAACATCCAGACGTTGTCTCGCACCGATGTTTACCGACAACTCCCCCAGGAGGAGGTGTTCAGCGCGCTGAGCAGCGAAGAGCTTCAAGTGAACAGTGAGAACGAGGTGTACGAGGCGGCGCTTCACTACCACTACAGTCCTGAGCAGGTGGAAACTGACCAGGTGTACTTGCAGGTCAGTCCCAAG GACAATCTCAAGATGCTGGATGCGGTGCGTTTCTGCCTGATTGAGAAACAAGTGCTGCAGAGGCTGTACGGCCGACTGAACCAGTGTCCGCTGAAGGACTCGGTGTCAGCCGCCCTGCGGTACCATGAGCAGGAGATCCGGCAGCCCGTCCTGCAAAGTCCTCTCACTCAGCCACGGTCCACCTTCTACTGCATTTTGGGCTTCGGGGGGATGTTCACCTCCGGATCCCTCACGGACAACGAGCATCTGTTCCAGGTGTTCCACCCGAGCTGGGGGGAGTGGAGGACTCTGACCGCACCGAACACCCCCCGAATGTCCAACCAGGGCATCGCTGTGCTCAACAACTTTGTTTATCTCATCGGAGGAGACAAGAACACCAGTGGGTTTCGCGCAGAGACGCGCTGCTGGAG GTACGACCCTCGTCACAACAGCTGGTGCTCCATTCAGCCCCTTCAGCAGCAGCATGctgaccactgtgtgtgtgtgatgggcgGCTATATTTACGCCATCGGAGGGCGGGACTACAGCAATGAACTGGAGTCAGTGGAGCGCTACGACCCACACACCAACATGTGGGAGTTTGCATCACCCCTGAAGAGAGAG GTCTACGCCCACGCTGCGGCCGTGCTGGATGATCACATGTATATAACATGCGGGCGCAGAGGAAATGCGTACCTCAGCGAGACCTACTGTTTTGATCCTGCGGCCAATCATTGGACAGCTTGTGCTGAGGGGCCGGTGGAGCGAGCGTGGCACGGCATGGCGGCTGTTAATGGACGCATTTATGTTATTGGTGGAAGCAATGACGAGCGTGGATATCGCCGCGACGTCCTGAAG gTGGCCTGCTTTGACCCCAAAGCCAACTCTTGGTCTCTGCTGACCCCCCTCCATGCGGGACACGGAGAACCCGGCATCGCTGTGCTGGACAGTCGCATCTACGTCCTGGGAGGACGCTCGCATGACAAGGGCAACCGGATGAAATACGTCCACGTGTACAACACCGAGGCGGACGAGTGGGAGAACGAGACGGAGTTCAAGGAGCGCGTCTCCGGCCTGGCCGCCTGCGTGGCGCTCATGTCCCCGGCTGTGATCGCCCAGGCCAGGAGCTGGGAGCAGCGCACCAAGGCTTCAtgggaggatgtggacatggacAACTCTGAGGACTCCGGTGAGGATTGA
- the npy8br gene encoding neuropeptide Y receptor Y8b, which translates to MEPQHNTNHNQALWKEIPWDFAEDCSLSVSGTTFLIIAYSTVMAVGLIGNSCLVFVITRHKEMRNVTNIFITNLSCSDILMCIVCLPVTIIYTLMDHWILGEVLCKLTPFIQCISVTVSIFSLVLIAMERYQLIVHPTGWKPMVGQSYLAVVVTWVVACLISVPFLSYNVLALPFQNLSMPLPIKDHLFCIELWPSVQERRVYTTFLLIFQYFLPLALIMLCYLHIYLRLRRRKDMVDRGRNTTRKKNKGAARINAMLFAIVVAFALSWLPLSVFNTVFDWNHEAIPSCGHDFIFSFCHLTAMASTCVNPIIYGFLNSNFQKQLRSTLLRCRCWAVTERYESVPLSTVSTEVTKGSILSNGSNSMNT; encoded by the coding sequence ATGGAGCCGCAGCACAACACCAATCACAACCAGGCCTTGTGGAAAGAGATACCGTGGGATTTCGCCGAGGACTGCTCGCTGTCCGTGAGCGGCACCACGTTTCTCATCATCGCTTACAGTACAGTCATGGCGGTGGGTCTCATCGGGAACTCTTGCCTGGTGTTTGTCATCACGCGGCACAAGGAAATGCGCAACGTCACCAACATCTTCATCACCAACCTGTCTTGTTCCGACATCCTCATGTGCATCGTGTGCCTGCCGGTCACGATTATCTACACACTGATGGACCATTGGATCCTAGGAGAAGTCCTCTGTAAGCTCACGCCCTTCATCCAGTGTATATCGGTCACCGTCTCCATCTTCTCCCTCGTCCTCATCGCCATGGAGCGCTACCAGCTCATTGTCCACCCGACTGGATGGAAGCCCATGGTGGGCCAGTCTTACTTGGCCGTGGTTGTCACCTGGGTCGTGGCCTGTCTCATCTCGGTGCCTTTCCTCTCGTACAACGTGCTGGCCTTGCCTTTCCAGAACCTCAGCATGCCCTTGCCAATCAAAGACCACCTCTTTTGTATCGAGCTGTGGCCATCGGTTCAAGAACGACGCGTCTACACCACCTTCCTGCTCATCTTCCAGTACTTCCTTCCTCTCGCCCTCATCATGCTCTGCTACCTGCACATCTACCTgcgcctgaggaggaggaaggacatgGTGGACCGCGGCCGGAACACCACTCGGAAGAAGAACAAAGGCGCCGCGAGGATCAACGCCATGTTATTCGCCATCGTGGTGGCATTCGCACTCTCCTGGCTCCCTCTCAGCGTCTTCAACACGGTGTTTGATTGGAACCACGAGGCCATCCCGTCCTGTGGCCACGACTTCATCTTCTCGTTCTGCCACCTCACGGCCATGGCCTCCACCTGTGTCAACCCCATCATCTATGGTTTCCTCAACAGCAACTTCCAGAAACAGCTCCGGTCCACCCTGTTGCGCTGCCGCTGCTGGGCGGTGACGGAGCGGTATGAGAGTGTCCCGCTCTCCACGGTCAGCACGGAGGTCACCAAGGGGTCCATCTTGAGCAACGGATCTAACAGCATGAATACCTAG